The Borreliella mayonii genome has a segment encoding these proteins:
- a CDS encoding DNA topoisomerase IV subunit A, translating into MDIRTVLKDNFLQYSSYVIKDRAIASVVDGFKPVQRRIIHSLFEMHDGNFHKVANVVGNTMKYHPHGDTSIYEALVNIANKDLFIEKQGNFGNLFTGDPASASRYIECRLTPLAFDVLYSKEITIYEPSYDGRNNEPLLYPAKIPVILIQGSEGIAVGMAAKILPHNFNEILNAVKSELLGESYDIYPDFPTGGIVDVNEYADGNGKVLVRAKIETIDEKTIVIRELPFGETTESLISSIEKAIRKNYIKVSSINDFTAENVAIELSLPRGVYASEVIEKLYHYTNCQISISVNLLLLSERYPVVYTIKDLIKFHADHLQKILKMELELQKSKILEKIFYKTLEQIFIEKKIYKLLETISKEENIVSIILSEVLKYKESFSREVLKEDVENLLKIPIRKISLFDIDKNSKDIKILNKELKDINSNISSIRGYSINFIDLLLAKYSKEHQRKTKISLIKSKNVKEIATKNMKVYLNLAEGFVGTSLFDGEFIGNASYYDKILVFRENSYVLKNVEDKTFIDKKNVCALVYDINNSKDQIFSIIYLNKLDNFYYVKRFKIDKFITDKVYEFLGENDEFVDFSLNPKFVEFSTNKDIVKRIEISNFIVKSRSSIGKRISNNNLKKVKFK; encoded by the coding sequence ATGGATATTAGAACTGTACTTAAAGATAATTTTTTGCAATATTCATCTTATGTTATTAAAGATCGTGCTATTGCTAGTGTTGTTGATGGATTTAAACCAGTTCAAAGGAGAATTATACATTCTCTTTTTGAAATGCATGATGGTAATTTTCATAAAGTTGCAAATGTTGTTGGTAATACAATGAAATACCATCCTCACGGCGATACGTCAATTTATGAGGCTCTTGTTAATATTGCTAACAAGGATCTATTTATTGAAAAGCAGGGCAATTTTGGTAATTTGTTTACAGGTGATCCTGCTTCTGCTTCTAGATATATTGAATGTAGATTAACCCCTTTGGCTTTTGATGTTCTTTACAGCAAAGAGATAACAATTTATGAACCTTCTTATGATGGAAGAAATAATGAACCTTTGCTTTATCCTGCAAAAATTCCTGTTATTTTAATTCAGGGAAGTGAGGGGATTGCCGTTGGAATGGCGGCTAAAATCTTGCCTCACAATTTTAATGAGATTTTAAATGCAGTAAAGAGTGAGCTTCTTGGAGAGAGTTACGATATTTATCCTGATTTTCCAACAGGAGGAATAGTTGATGTTAATGAATATGCTGATGGTAACGGTAAAGTTTTAGTTAGAGCTAAAATTGAAACTATAGATGAAAAAACAATTGTAATAAGGGAATTGCCTTTTGGTGAGACTACTGAGAGTTTGATATCTTCGATTGAGAAAGCGATTAGAAAAAATTATATTAAAGTTTCAAGCATTAATGACTTTACTGCTGAAAATGTGGCCATAGAACTATCTTTGCCGCGGGGTGTTTATGCAAGTGAAGTAATTGAAAAGTTGTATCATTATACAAATTGTCAGATATCAATTTCTGTTAATTTATTGTTGCTTAGCGAGAGATATCCTGTTGTTTATACTATTAAAGATCTTATCAAGTTTCATGCAGATCATCTTCAAAAAATTTTAAAAATGGAACTTGAATTGCAAAAAAGCAAGATTCTTGAAAAAATATTTTATAAAACACTGGAGCAAATTTTTATTGAAAAAAAGATTTATAAACTTCTTGAAACAATTTCTAAAGAAGAAAATATTGTAAGTATAATATTGTCAGAGGTTTTAAAGTATAAAGAATCTTTTTCAAGGGAAGTTTTGAAAGAAGATGTTGAAAATTTGCTTAAGATTCCAATTAGAAAAATAAGTCTTTTTGATATTGATAAAAATTCCAAGGATATTAAAATTTTAAATAAAGAATTAAAGGATATAAATAGCAATATTTCTTCAATAAGAGGATATTCAATAAACTTTATTGATTTATTGCTTGCAAAGTATTCTAAAGAGCATCAAAGAAAGACTAAAATTTCTTTGATCAAATCAAAGAATGTAAAAGAAATAGCTACAAAAAATATGAAAGTTTATTTGAACTTGGCAGAAGGTTTTGTAGGAACCAGTCTTTTTGATGGTGAATTTATTGGAAATGCTAGTTATTATGATAAAATATTGGTTTTTAGGGAAAATAGTTATGTTCTTAAAAATGTTGAAGACAAGACATTTATAGATAAAAAGAATGTATGTGCTTTAGTTTATGATATAAATAATTCAAAAGATCAAATATTTTCAATAATTTATCTTAACAAACTTGACAATTTTTATTATGTTAAAAGATTTAAAATAGATAAATTTATTACAGATAAAGTTTATGAATTTTTAGGAGAAAATGATGAATTTGTTGATTTTTCATTGAATCCCAAATTTGTAGAATTTTCGACAAATAAGGACATTGTTAAAAGAATTGAAATTTCTAATTTTATAGTAAAATCAAGAAGCTCTATTGGTAAGCGAATTTCAAACAACAATTTAAAAAAAGTTAAATTTAAATAG
- a CDS encoding DNA topoisomerase IV subunit B, with protein sequence MKTQNYDESKIITLSSLEHIRLRSGMYIGRLGDGSNIDDGIYILIKEIIDNSIDEFIMGYGNEIFIKKENNLISIRDYGRGIPLGKVVESVSIINTGAKYNDDVFQFSVGLNGVGTKAVNALSSKFLVRSTRNGKSFEALFSKGKLLESREIKSSDKDGTYVEFLADSEIFGRYSYSEDFLKRRFFHYACLNKGLIINYNDQVFESKNGLLDFLNSEIKINDLLYDIVYYSSKTLEFAFSHTNNYGETYFSFVNGQYTNDGGTHQTGFREGFVRAINDFLKKTYSSTDIREGLVATLSVKIKDPIFESQTKNKLGNVETRGNVAKEVQKIISEILYKDKILAKLIEKKVVDNERLRKELSSVRKEARERAKKISFKIPKLKDCKFHFNDSSKQSEQTMIFLTEGDSATGSMVSCRDVYTQAIFSLRGKPQNMFEKNKSEIYKNEELYNMMVALGIEESIENLRYNKVVIATDADFDGFHIRNLLLTFFLTFFEDLILNGHMYILETPLFRVRNKKITVYCYSEEEKQKAILELKGGCEVTRFKGLGEISPNEFKGFIDINSIKLTKVDLFNIKEIKDKLGFYMGQNTPERRNFIMENLI encoded by the coding sequence ATGAAGACTCAAAATTATGATGAAAGTAAAATAATCACTCTATCTTCTCTTGAGCATATTAGATTAAGATCTGGTATGTATATTGGACGTTTAGGAGATGGCTCTAATATTGATGATGGTATTTATATTTTAATTAAAGAGATAATAGACAATTCAATTGATGAGTTTATTATGGGTTACGGAAATGAAATTTTTATAAAAAAAGAAAATAATCTTATTTCTATTAGGGATTATGGAAGGGGAATTCCTCTTGGAAAAGTTGTTGAGAGTGTTTCAATTATTAATACTGGAGCCAAGTATAATGATGATGTTTTTCAATTTTCTGTAGGGCTTAATGGGGTTGGAACTAAGGCGGTTAATGCCTTAAGTTCAAAATTTCTAGTAAGATCAACAAGAAATGGCAAATCTTTTGAGGCTTTGTTTTCTAAAGGAAAATTATTAGAATCTAGAGAAATAAAATCTTCTGATAAAGATGGTACTTATGTTGAGTTTTTAGCAGATTCAGAAATATTTGGAAGATATTCTTACAGTGAAGATTTTCTCAAGAGAAGATTTTTCCATTATGCTTGTTTGAATAAAGGGCTTATAATAAACTATAATGATCAAGTTTTTGAATCTAAAAATGGTCTTTTGGATTTTTTGAATTCAGAAATTAAAATTAATGATTTGCTTTATGATATTGTTTACTATTCTAGTAAAACTTTAGAATTTGCTTTTTCTCATACAAATAATTATGGTGAGACTTATTTTTCATTTGTTAATGGGCAATATACCAACGATGGAGGCACCCATCAGACTGGTTTTAGAGAAGGCTTTGTAAGAGCTATTAACGATTTTCTTAAAAAAACATATTCCTCAACAGATATTAGGGAGGGACTTGTTGCAACTCTTTCTGTTAAAATTAAAGACCCAATATTTGAAAGCCAAACTAAGAATAAGCTTGGAAATGTTGAAACTAGGGGCAATGTTGCAAAGGAAGTGCAGAAGATAATTTCTGAAATTTTATATAAAGATAAAATACTTGCAAAATTGATTGAGAAAAAAGTAGTTGACAATGAACGACTTAGAAAAGAGCTAAGTAGTGTAAGAAAAGAAGCAAGAGAGAGAGCAAAAAAAATATCTTTTAAAATCCCCAAACTTAAGGATTGCAAATTTCATTTTAACGACAGCAGTAAGCAGTCAGAACAAACTATGATCTTCTTAACAGAAGGGGACTCTGCAACAGGCTCAATGGTGTCTTGTAGGGATGTTTATACTCAGGCTATATTTTCTCTTAGGGGAAAACCTCAAAATATGTTTGAAAAAAACAAATCTGAGATATACAAAAATGAAGAGCTTTATAATATGATGGTGGCTCTTGGCATTGAAGAATCAATTGAAAATTTAAGATACAATAAGGTTGTAATAGCAACCGATGCAGATTTTGATGGATTTCATATTAGAAATTTGTTGTTAACTTTTTTCTTGACTTTTTTTGAAGATTTAATTTTAAATGGTCATATGTATATTTTAGAAACTCCTCTTTTTAGGGTTAGGAATAAAAAAATCACGGTCTATTGTTATTCTGAGGAAGAAAAGCAAAAAGCCATTCTTGAGCTTAAGGGGGGATGTGAGGTAACAAGGTTTAAAGGCCTTGGCGAAATTTCTCCAAATGAATTTAAAGGTTTCATTGATATTAATAGCATTAAGCTTACAAAAGTGGACCTTTTTAATATTAAAGAAATAAAAGATAAATTGGGTTTTTATATGGGGCAAAATACTCCTGAGAGGCGGAATTTTATTATGGAGAATTTGATTTAA
- a CDS encoding 1-acyl-sn-glycerol-3-phosphate acyltransferase produces the protein MKILRSIITYFNVLLFLLILIFFLFPFYLVCKIFLLERYVVRFSFIMMRACIKISLWLAGIKIIVTGSENIPKKSNVIIMGNHIAAMDPLIFIYTFASPFVILAKHSLLRVPFVNIVLIVMGVIFVNRKSIRSAAIAEAKAIKVMREGRSIGIFPEGTRNRGGDTKVFKKGSIKMALKTGTSILPVTLYNTNNFFIKNIIFNSGLSVYIHVHPLIDILKLSEYEKENLTSIIRDQIVKKLETIKI, from the coding sequence ATGAAAATATTGAGAAGTATTATAACTTATTTTAATGTTTTATTGTTTTTGTTAATTTTAATTTTTTTTTTATTTCCTTTTTACTTGGTTTGTAAAATTTTTTTACTCGAGCGTTATGTTGTTAGATTTAGTTTTATTATGATGCGAGCTTGCATTAAGATTAGCTTATGGCTTGCTGGAATTAAAATTATTGTTACAGGTTCTGAGAATATTCCTAAAAAAAGCAATGTAATAATAATGGGAAATCATATTGCGGCTATGGATCCTTTGATTTTTATTTATACTTTTGCCAGCCCATTTGTAATATTGGCAAAACATTCTTTGCTTAGGGTTCCTTTTGTGAATATTGTTTTAATTGTTATGGGTGTTATTTTTGTTAATAGAAAGAGCATAAGATCTGCTGCTATTGCTGAGGCTAAGGCAATAAAGGTTATGAGAGAGGGTAGATCTATTGGAATTTTCCCTGAAGGGACTAGAAATAGAGGGGGGGATACTAAGGTTTTTAAAAAAGGTTCAATTAAGATGGCATTAAAGACAGGAACATCAATTCTTCCTGTTACTCTTTATAATACTAATAACTTTTTTATTAAAAATATTATTTTTAATTCTGGACTATCTGTTTATATTCATGTCCATCCTTTAATAGATATTTTAAAATTAAGTGAGTATGAAAAAGAAAATCTCACTAGTATTATTAGAGATCAAATAGTTAAAAAGCTTGAAACTATTAAAATTTAA
- a CDS encoding pallilysin-related adhesin: protein MAKVLVANAIFLSKELIQFYNYFYKFLFLFFFFILFACSKVSKDFIVFNKDVKSASKIDNLNSNVLEVNKMEDFFGDIIDLKGYKILAVQQENLNLDVYFEQVVLAQNFSNLNAYLFIIGFDPKIKVGTILFKTQIDIDPKNSYNMYLEDITGDYDFNIVVQGFLKDKSVLYVFQKSVLNDVSSYKPIFFDKVNGTVLINKYARSSAYEENRSRESYSISLEKYEKVGEDLIISKIEKYEYSHVQGKYYLSSVSEKVGKIDNNIYKTLKNLSKDEVYRFLHGVWYDIHDYNKKHSKDIDEVLFLSFERQSSEINLFKKNSQEVAKIEYISKPAYNTLNISAKSLFSDLIVYNFWIKIVDKENIEIKIDTSTNSYDNSGFSGAFKRFDENVLNVKKKDNDIHFIPSGNYVYKDKIYDFSYPHLTYIDENKIYYGIFNIFPLKNNFVLEYEIDMGSYKLVESFFLEHSERVVQKQKFSTIILNPIKILKDDVSLVKGQKLKLERIEKIG from the coding sequence ATGGCAAAGGTTTTGGTTGCTAATGCAATTTTTCTGAGCAAAGAATTAATTCAATTTTATAATTATTTTTATAAATTTTTGTTTTTATTCTTTTTTTTTATATTGTTTGCTTGTTCTAAAGTAAGCAAAGATTTTATTGTTTTTAACAAAGATGTAAAATCTGCCTCCAAAATCGATAATTTAAATTCTAATGTTTTAGAAGTTAATAAAATGGAAGATTTTTTTGGAGATATTATAGATTTAAAAGGGTATAAAATTCTTGCAGTTCAACAGGAAAATTTAAATTTAGATGTGTATTTTGAACAGGTGGTTTTGGCTCAAAATTTTTCAAATCTTAATGCGTATTTGTTTATTATTGGCTTTGATCCTAAAATTAAAGTTGGAACTATTCTTTTTAAAACTCAAATAGATATTGACCCAAAAAATTCTTATAACATGTATCTTGAAGATATTACAGGTGATTATGATTTTAATATAGTTGTTCAGGGATTTTTAAAAGATAAATCTGTTTTGTATGTTTTTCAAAAATCTGTTTTAAATGATGTGTCTTCTTATAAGCCCATATTTTTTGACAAAGTTAATGGCACTGTTCTTATCAATAAGTATGCAAGGTCTTCAGCCTATGAAGAAAACAGATCAAGAGAAAGCTATTCTATTTCTTTAGAAAAATATGAAAAAGTGGGGGAAGATTTAATAATTAGCAAGATTGAAAAATATGAATATTCTCATGTTCAAGGTAAATATTATCTTTCTTCTGTGAGTGAAAAAGTTGGCAAAATTGATAATAATATTTATAAAACTTTAAAGAATTTAAGTAAAGATGAAGTTTATAGATTTTTGCATGGGGTTTGGTATGATATTCATGACTATAATAAAAAGCATAGCAAAGATATTGATGAAGTTTTATTCTTGTCTTTTGAAAGGCAATCAAGCGAAATTAATCTTTTTAAAAAAAATTCTCAAGAAGTTGCAAAGATTGAATATATTTCAAAACCTGCTTACAATACTCTTAATATTAGCGCAAAGTCTCTTTTTTCAGATTTGATAGTTTACAACTTTTGGATAAAAATTGTAGATAAAGAAAATATTGAAATCAAAATTGACACTAGTACAAATTCTTATGATAATAGTGGATTTTCGGGCGCATTTAAGAGATTTGATGAGAATGTCTTAAATGTTAAAAAAAAGGATAATGATATTCATTTTATTCCTAGTGGAAATTATGTGTATAAGGATAAAATTTATGACTTTTCTTATCCCCATCTAACTTATATTGATGAGAATAAAATTTATTATGGTATTTTTAATATTTTTCCTTTAAAAAATAATTTTGTTCTTGAATATGAAATTGATATGGGTAGTTACAAGCTTGTTGAATCTTTTTTTCTTGAGCATAGCGAAAGAGTTGTTCAAAAGCAAAAATTTTCTACAATCATTTTGAATCCTATTAAAATTTTAAAAGATGATGTAAGCTTAGTTAAAGGACAAAAATTAAAGCTTGAGCGAATAGAAAAAATAGGATAA
- a CDS encoding peptidylprolyl isomerase has translation MQKRSRKVKNDLVVLESKEKKVGMWGIFALILIVFGFIIAPLLPGIFDNAHSSGLKFGSYKGQPIYYKKDSKFAKYVNYYSSLYSRLQGNAKNINTDYNAWYLAFMKYVEDVAFLDLIKKYNFYISKEMLNKNLLRSPEYLDSSGNFSSKRYNKASDYQKVKIYDDMVENILFSNVKIFFNSNLIFPDSLFDLIKDMSTVERHISYFFLSYQDFSNKEVISYAEKNLNLFKRLSLASIRFKNMNDARSAYDKLLNKTPFEELAKLYSDDIANFKGVVSSDKYYFDLDLNVEKKEDLNSIFSLREGEFSKPIKIKNKNEYQIYKAFSNVNNFDKNSDRDISSVKNYIETYEPSVIEGYLENKLNDFLSDVKFSSLSQVLEKYQLSLKEEIVNLSYNINVYPNTLKELVEFNNSKSFYDIIYGLKENSWSKPFVANKKVYLFFLNSAKKKSNQFKEDVKNEKLLDNFNIANNGLITDFLLNKKDFVNNFNESFFALQNFSQN, from the coding sequence ATGCAAAAAAGAAGTAGAAAAGTCAAAAATGATTTAGTTGTGCTTGAATCTAAAGAAAAAAAAGTTGGTATGTGGGGCATTTTTGCTCTTATTTTAATTGTTTTCGGATTTATTATTGCACCTTTACTTCCAGGGATATTTGATAATGCTCATTCATCTGGTTTAAAATTTGGTTCTTATAAAGGTCAACCTATTTACTATAAAAAAGATAGTAAGTTTGCCAAGTATGTAAATTATTATTCAAGTCTTTATTCTAGATTGCAGGGCAATGCTAAAAATATTAATACAGATTATAATGCCTGGTATTTGGCATTTATGAAATATGTCGAGGATGTTGCTTTTTTGGACTTAATAAAAAAATATAATTTTTATATTTCTAAGGAAATGCTGAATAAAAATTTACTTAGATCCCCAGAATATTTAGACTCTAGTGGAAATTTCAGCTCTAAAAGGTATAATAAAGCTTCTGATTATCAAAAAGTTAAAATTTATGATGATATGGTAGAAAATATATTGTTTTCTAATGTGAAAATTTTTTTTAATAGTAATTTGATATTTCCCGATTCTCTTTTTGATTTGATTAAAGATATGAGTACTGTAGAAAGGCATATTTCATATTTTTTTCTTTCCTATCAGGATTTTTCTAATAAAGAGGTAATATCTTATGCTGAGAAAAATTTAAATTTATTCAAACGTTTATCGCTTGCGTCTATTCGTTTTAAAAATATGAATGATGCTCGGAGTGCTTATGATAAGCTATTAAATAAAACTCCATTTGAAGAGCTTGCTAAGCTTTATTCAGATGATATAGCTAATTTCAAGGGCGTTGTTTCTTCGGATAAGTATTATTTTGATTTAGATCTTAATGTTGAGAAGAAAGAAGATCTAAATTCCATTTTTTCTTTAAGAGAAGGTGAATTTAGCAAGCCTATTAAGATTAAAAATAAAAATGAATATCAAATATATAAGGCATTTAGTAATGTTAATAATTTTGATAAAAATTCAGATCGTGATATTAGCTCTGTTAAGAATTACATTGAAACTTATGAACCAAGCGTTATTGAGGGTTATTTAGAGAATAAGCTAAATGATTTTCTTAGTGATGTTAAGTTTAGCAGTTTAAGTCAAGTTCTTGAAAAATATCAACTTAGTTTAAAGGAAGAAATTGTTAATTTGTCTTATAATATTAATGTTTACCCTAATACTTTAAAAGAGTTGGTTGAGTTTAATAATAGCAAGTCTTTTTATGATATTATTTATGGATTAAAAGAAAATTCTTGGTCTAAGCCTTTTGTAGCAAATAAAAAGGTTTATTTATTTTTTCTTAATTCAGCTAAAAAAAAATCTAATCAATTCAAAGAAGATGTCAAAAATGAAAAACTTCTTGATAATTTCAACATTGCAAATAATGGTTTGATTACAGATTTTTTGTTGAACAAAAAAGATTTTGTTAATAATTTCAATGAATCGTTTTTTGCTTTGCAAAACTTTAGTCAAAATTAA
- a CDS encoding protein-glutamate O-methyltransferase, with translation MNMNQNKFNLNINITKDELLRLIKIVYNNFGINLSEKKKLLIESRLSSLLKIKGFKNFTEYINFLEKSTGNIQLIELIDKISTNHTYFFRESKHFDFLNNKILPQLTEKILNSENSEIRIWSAGCSSGEEPYTIAMIIKEYMENNKLNFKVKILATDISISVLNEASEGIYPEDRIINLPKYLKTKYLNQLQDDKFQVKEILKKIVYFKKLNLMDEKFPFSKKFDLIFCRNVMIYFDEKTRNNLANKFNSYLKKDSYLLIGHSETIRGNKNLEYIMPATYKKI, from the coding sequence ATGAATATGAATCAAAACAAATTCAATCTTAATATAAACATAACTAAGGACGAACTTTTAAGATTAATAAAAATAGTTTACAACAATTTTGGAATCAATCTCAGCGAAAAAAAAAAGTTACTAATTGAAAGCAGATTATCATCCCTTCTGAAAATCAAAGGTTTTAAAAATTTCACTGAATATATCAACTTTTTAGAAAAAAGCACTGGAAATATCCAATTAATTGAATTAATAGATAAAATATCAACAAATCATACCTATTTTTTCAGAGAATCTAAACATTTTGATTTTTTAAATAATAAAATATTGCCCCAACTTACTGAAAAAATATTAAACTCAGAAAACTCAGAAATTAGAATATGGTCAGCCGGCTGCTCAAGCGGTGAAGAGCCTTATACAATTGCAATGATAATAAAAGAATACATGGAAAATAATAAATTAAATTTTAAAGTCAAAATCTTAGCAACAGACATTTCAATTAGCGTTCTAAATGAGGCTAGCGAAGGAATTTATCCTGAAGATCGTATAATAAATTTGCCCAAATATTTAAAAACCAAATATTTAAATCAACTTCAAGATGATAAATTCCAAGTTAAAGAAATTTTAAAAAAAATAGTTTACTTTAAAAAATTAAATTTAATGGATGAGAAATTTCCATTTAGCAAAAAATTTGACCTAATATTTTGCAGAAACGTCATGATCTATTTTGATGAAAAAACCAGAAACAACCTTGCCAATAAATTCAACTCCTATCTCAAAAAGGATTCTTATCTTTTAATTGGACATTCAGAAACAATTAGGGGAAACAAAAATCTCGAATACATTATGCCTGCTACCTATAAAAAGATTTAA
- the phoU gene encoding phosphate signaling complex protein PhoU, translating to MIRRRLTKQLEIIKDYLWDMKECVLKIIDDSLIALESKDKSLAKKIINEDEKIIDDYQYDIEDLCGRIIATEHPVATELREILAIIKIISSLERIADHATKIVRVVLLLESDLDDFDFLNLYFKPLREMADTAKEMLSDIFDAYFDGDFTKILKIVKYDNIIDKLFSKQKSIVIDAMKKNPENLDYLLNILFLNSFLERVGDHVATIGELLYFIRIGEKVNLT from the coding sequence ATGATAAGGCGAAGGCTTACTAAACAACTTGAAATAATAAAAGATTATCTTTGGGATATGAAAGAATGTGTGCTTAAGATTATTGATGATTCTTTAATAGCCTTAGAATCTAAAGATAAAAGTTTAGCTAAAAAAATAATCAATGAAGATGAAAAAATAATAGATGATTATCAATATGATATTGAGGATTTGTGCGGAAGAATAATTGCGACTGAGCATCCTGTTGCTACAGAGCTTAGAGAAATTTTAGCAATTATTAAAATAATAAGTTCTCTTGAAAGGATTGCAGATCATGCTACTAAGATTGTAAGGGTTGTTCTTCTACTTGAATCAGATTTGGATGATTTTGATTTTCTTAATCTGTATTTTAAGCCTTTAAGAGAAATGGCCGATACAGCTAAAGAGATGTTGTCTGATATTTTTGATGCATATTTTGATGGAGATTTTACTAAAATATTAAAGATAGTTAAGTATGACAATATAATAGATAAATTATTTTCAAAGCAGAAAAGTATTGTTATTGATGCAATGAAAAAAAATCCTGAAAATTTAGATTATCTTTTAAATATATTATTTTTGAATAGTTTCCTAGAAAGAGTAGGAGATCATGTAGCAACAATTGGTGAATTGCTTTATTTTATTAGAATAGGCGAGAAAGTAAACTTAACTTAG